One segment of Panicum virgatum strain AP13 chromosome 1K, P.virgatum_v5, whole genome shotgun sequence DNA contains the following:
- the LOC120656868 gene encoding monooxygenase 1-like: protein MKMREPFSRHQRQLGRDMEEEVHGIVIVGGGICGLATALALHRKGIPSLVLEKSETLRTAGGSIGVHANGWCVLEQLGIAPELRETADVVTEFHDVWQQEQGNKSVVVPVRGELRWLKRKDLIETMAKNIPSGAIRFGCHITKIHPANPENHGAVLTTLDGSVIRAKALIGCDGSNSVVAKYLGLTPPRSFPRMLLRGFTRYPHGHPFGPHFLRLRCNGLFVGRSPMTDQLVSFFVAVWHPGADATKDPRAVRAFVLERLREQCSDEVVEMFRDLDPESLIVLTRIWYRPPWQVLLSGFRRGTATVAGDAMHVMGSYIGQGGSAALEDAVVLARCLSRAAATGGGGRRELREERIGAAMAAYVRERRLRVARLSLESFTMGMLWATKSLLTRLACLAIVALLGTNTLGHTHYDCGRL from the exons ATGAAGATGCGCGAACCATTCTCCAGGCACCAACGGCAACTAGGAAGAGACATGGAGGAGGAGGTCCATGGCATCGTCATCGTCGGTGGTGGAATCTGCGGCCTCGCCACTGCTCTTGCTCTTCACCG GAAAGGGATTCCCAGCCTCGTGTTAGAGAAGTCCGAGACTTTACGAACGGCTGGCGGGTCCATTGGTGTCCATGCCAATGGATGGTGTGTCCTAGAGCAACTTGGGATTGCTCCAGAGCTCCGGGAGACAGCCGACGTAGTTACCGA GTTTCACGATGTGTGGCAGCAAGAGCAAGGAAACAAGAGCGTCGTGGTACCCGTCAG GGGGGAGCTCCGATGGTTGAAAAGGAAGGACCTGATCGAGACAATGGCCAAGAACATACCTTCAGGAGCAATCCGCTTCGGCTGCCACATTACAAAGATACATCCAGCAAATCCTGAGAACCATGGTGCGGTTCTTACCACACTGGACGGCAGTGTCATCAGGGCCAAG GCCCTGATCGGATGCGACGGCTCAAACTCAGTGGTAGCCAAGTACCTGGGCCTGACCCCGCCGAGATCCTTCCCTCGCATGCTTCTTCGCGGGTTCACAAGATACCCGCACGGGCATCCATTCGGGCCCCATTTCCTGCGCCTGAGATGCAACGGCCTCTTCGTCGGGCGGTCGCCCATGACCGACCAGCTCGTGAGCTTCTTCGTGGCCGTGTGGCACCCCGGCGCGGACGCCACCAAGGACCCGCGCGCCGTGAGGGCGTTCGTGCTCGAGCGGCTCAGGGAGCAGTGCTCCGACGAGGTCGTCGAGATGTTCCGGGACCTGGACCCGGAGTCGCTGATCGTCCTCACCAGGATCTGGTACCGGCCGCCGTGGCAGGTCCTGCTCAGCGGCTTCCGGCGGGGCACGGCGacggtcgccggcgacgcgatGCACGTCATGGGGTCGTACATCGGCCAggggggctcggcggcgctggaggacgCCGTCGTGCTCGCCCGCTGCCTAtcgcgggccgccgccaccggcggcggcgggcgccgcgaGCTGCGCGAGGAGAGGATCGGCGCAGCGATGGCGGCGTACGTCAGGGAGAGGAGGCTCAGGGTGGCGAGGCTGTCGCTCGAGtccttcaccatggggatgctGTGGGCGACCAAGTCGCTGCTCACAAGGCTCGCCTGCCTCGCCATCGTGGCTCTGTTGGGCACCAACACGCTGGGGCACACCCACTACGACTGCGGTCGCCTCTAG